From Channa argus isolate prfri chromosome 21, Channa argus male v1.0, whole genome shotgun sequence, one genomic window encodes:
- the mapk12b gene encoding mitogen-activated protein kinase 12b, translated as MTFCHHGAEPHPDVSRVQRNMAVRSRTGFYRQEVNRTVWEVPERYRDLKQVGTGAYGTVCSAWDRRMGTQVAIKKLHRPFQSKLFAKRAYRELRLLKHMKHENVIGLLDVFTAEILLDRFRDFYLVMPYMGTDLGKLMKLERLSEDRVQFLVYQMLKGLKYIHSAGIIHRDLKPGNLAINPDCELKILDFGLARQADAEMTGYVVTRWYRAPEVILNWMHYTQTVDIWSAGCIMAEMLLGKPLFKGNDHLDQLREIMKITGTPGADFVLKLQSQDAKNYIRSLPKVPKKDLHSIFSKASSNAVCVLEKMLLLDPEQRVSASEALDLPFFSEFREAEEETEALPYDQTMDNTDLPLDQWKRHTFTEILTFRPPRDSKETSL; from the exons ATGACTTTTTGCCATCACGGAGCGGAGCCGCATCCTGACGTCAGCCGCGTCCAGCGGAATATGGCTGTGCGCTCCAGGACGGGCTTTTACCGGCAGGAGGTAAACAGAACCGTGTGGGAGGTTCCGGAGAGGTACCGGGACTTGAAGCAAGTCGGGACGGGAGCGTACGGGACGGTGTG TTCAGCATGGGACCGCCGGATGGGGACCCAGGTAGCCATTAAGAAGCTTCACCGGCCCTTCCAGTCCAAACTCTTTGCCAAACGAGCCTACAGAGAGCTGCGCCTCCTCaaacacatgaaacatgaaaat GTAATTGGGCTGCTGGATGTTTTCACCGCGGAAATCTTGCTGGATCGATTTCGTGACTT TTACCTGGTGATGCCCTATATGGGCACTGACCTCGGCAAGCTGATGAAGCTGGAGAGATTATCTGAGGACAGAGTGCAGTTCCTCGTCTATCAGATGCTGAAAGGACTCAAG TATATCCACTCTGCAGGGATCATCCACAGG gaCCTTAAACCTGGAAATTTAGCCATTAACCCAGATTGTGAGTTAAAG ATCCTCGACTTTGGCCTGGCAAGGCAGGCTGATGCAGAAATGACCGGCTACGTTGTGACGCGCTGGTACAGAGCGCCTGAGGTTATTCTCAACTGGATGCACTACACACAAACTG TGGATATCTGGTCTGCAGGTTGTATCATGGCTGAGATGCTGTTGGGAAAACCTCTGTTCAAGGGAAATGATC ACCTGGATCAGCTGAGAGAAATCATGAAGATTACAGGAACCCCAGGTGCTGACTTTGTGCTGAAGCTACAGAGCCAAGAT GCCAAAAACTACATCCGAAGTCTTCCAAAAGTTCCAAAAAAAGACCTGCATTCTATTTTCTCAAAAGCTAGCTCGAATG CTGTGTGCGTCCTGGAGAAGATGCTTCTTCTGGATCCCGAGCAGAGAGTAAGCGCGTCCGAGGCACTGGACCTGCCTTTCTTTAGCGAGTTCCgagaagcagaggaggagactGAGGCGCTGCCGTACGATCAAACCATGGACAACACAGACCTGCCACTGGACCAGTGGAAAC gtcacacattcacagagaTTCTGACCTTCAGGCCGCCCAGGGACTCGAAGGAGACGTCACTTTAA